A DNA window from Brassica napus cultivar Da-Ae chromosome C1, Da-Ae, whole genome shotgun sequence contains the following coding sequences:
- the LOC106428269 gene encoding glutathione S-transferase T2-like — translation MDPFPLNSTGFVNLLASQSSPPIDVDSAEPARIPYIVNNEQKLGSFWKRIEGYFNTSPQLSGSAPREWGQCKQRWGRVNEQVCKFVGCHEAALKEQASGHSENDVMKAAHDIFFNDYKVKFQLEHCWRELRFDQKWRSHAISKEKRQEADAEVVPEEEEVRPPGVKASKAAKRKKPNEAAFDQIHSILAQKNTISRQKILDRLLAKKVETLSDQEIALKTKLILEML, via the exons ATGGACCCTTTTCCCCTTAACTCTACCGGGTTTGTTAACCTGTTAGCTTCGCAGAGCAGTCCACCAATAGACGTAGACTCTGCTGAGCCAG CAAGGATCCCATATATCGTCAATAATGAACAGAAGTTAGGCTCGTTTTGGAAGCGTATAGAGGGGTATTTCAATACGAGTCCTCAGCTGAGTGGCTCTGCTCCTAGGGAGTGGGGTcagtgtaagcagaggtggggaagAGTGAATGAGCAGGTTTGTAAATTTGTGGGGTGCCATGAGGCGGCGTTGAAGGAACAGGCGAGTGGCCACAGTGAGAATGATGTCATGAAGGCGGCACATGACATCTTTTTCAATGACTACAAAGTGAAGTTCCAGCTTGAACACTGCTGGAGAGAACTGAGGTTCGATCAGAAATGGAGATCACACGCTATCTCGAAGGAGAAGAGGCAGGAAGCTGATGCGGAGGTGGTGCCTGAGGAGGAAGAGGTGAGGCCGCCCGGGGTTAAGGCCAGCAAAGCAGCGAAGCGAAAGAAGCCGAACGAGGCAGCTTTTGATCAAATCCATAGCATCCTAGCTCAGAAAAATACCATTTCTAGACAAAAGATACTTGATCGCCTCCTAGCCAAGAAAGTGGAAACACTTTCTGATCAAGAAATTGCTCTTAAGACTAAACTCATCTTAGAAATGCTTTAG